A region of Vicia villosa cultivar HV-30 ecotype Madison, WI unplaced genomic scaffold, Vvil1.0 ctg.000561F_1_1, whole genome shotgun sequence DNA encodes the following proteins:
- the LOC131629353 gene encoding phospholipase A(1) LCAT3-like isoform X1, with product MGFCPCFGVETSEQPPLADRDPVLLISGMGGSILQSKPKKFGLTTRVWVRIFLADLEFRKKIWSIYNPETGYTEALDTKSELVVPEDDHGLYAIDILDPSWFVKCVHLTEVYHFHDMIDMLVGCGYVKGTTLFGYGYDFRQSNRMDKLMDGLKLKLETAYKASGGRKVNIISHSMGGVMILCFMSLCRDAFSKYVNKWIALACPFQGAPGCINDSLLTGLEFVEGLKSYFFVSRWTFHQLLVECPSIYEMLANPDYKWKKKPEIKVWRKQKKDGNENINLESYGPTQSISVFEGALRDNELKYNGKLIPLPFNTTIFKWATGTRQVISNAKLPNGVCFYNIYGTSFETPFDVCYGSEKSPIEDLSEICKTLPQYSYVDGDGSVPVESAKADGLEAVERVGVTADHRGLLRDKTVFKLIQKWLDIEPVVSKHSKTSKVADANTINPMVL from the exons ATGGGTTTCTGTCCGTGTTTCGGCGTCGAAACATCCGAACAACCACCACTAGCGGATCGTGATCCGGTTCTACTCATATCAGGCATGGGTGGCTCCATTCTCCAATCAAAGCCCAAGAAATTCGGATTAACCACCCGTGTTTGGGTCAGAATCTTCCTCGCTGACTTAGAGTTCCGAAAGAAGATTTGGTCAATTTACAATCCCGAAACAG GTTATACTGAAGCGTTAGACACGAAATCAGAACTTGTTGTTCCGGAGGATGATCATGGTCTCTATGCAATTGATATTCTAGATCCATCATGG TTTGTAAAATGTGTGCATTTGACAGAGGtgtatcattttcatgacatGATTGACATGCTTGTTGGATGTGGGTATGTTAAAGGAACTACTTTGTTTGGATACGGATATGATTTCAGACAAAGCAATAG GATGGATAAGTTAATGGATGGCCTTAAGCTGAAGTTGGAAACTGCTTACAAAGCCTCTGGTGGAAGAAAAGTCAATATAATTTCACACTCCATGGGAGGGGTTATGATCTTGTGTTTCATGTCACTTTGCAGAGAT GCATTTTCAAAATATGTGAATAAGTGGATTGCCTTGGCCTGCCCTTTCCAAG GAGCCCCAGGATGCATCAATGATTCTCTATTAACTGGATTAGAATTTGTTGAGGGCTTAAAAAGCTATTTTTTTGTATCAAGGTGGACTTTTCATCAATTG CTAGTTGAGTGCCCATCAATCTATGAGATGTTGGCAAATCCAGATTATAAATGGAAAAAGAAGCCAGAAATTAAAGTTTGGCGAAAGCAGAAAAAGGATGGGAATGAAAATATCAATTTAGAATCTTATGGACCAACCCAGAGTATCTCTGTATTTGAAGGAGCACTGAGGGACAATGAG CTAAAGTATAATGGGAAATTAATACCACTGCCCTTTAATACAACTATCTTTAAATGGGCTACTGGAACTCGTCAAGTTATAAGTAATGCAAAACTACCAAACGGAGTCTGCTTCTATAACATTTATGGAACATCATTTGAAACACCTTTTGATGTTTG CTATGGTTCGGAAAAATCGCCAATTGAGGACTTATCTGAAATATGCAAGACATTG CCACAATATTCTTATGTTGATGGAGATGGATCAGTTCCTGTTGAATCTGCCAAG GCCGATGGACTTGAAGCCGTTGAAAGGGTAGGAGTTACTGCTGATCACCGAGGATTATTACGAGACAAAACTGTATTTAAACTTATTCAGAAATGGTTGGATATTGAGCCAGTGGTAAGCAAGCATTCTAAAACATCAAAAGTAGCAGATGCGAATACAATCAACCCTATGGTTCTCTAA
- the LOC131629353 gene encoding phospholipase A(1) LCAT3-like isoform X2 produces the protein MGFCPCFGVETSEQPPLADRDPVLLISGMGGSILQSKPKKFGLTTRVWVRIFLADLEFRKKIWSIYNPETGYTEALDTKSELVVPEDDHGLYAIDILDPSWFVKCVHLTEVYHFHDMIDMLVGCGYVKGTTLFGYGYDFRQSNRMDKLMDGLKLKLETAYKASGGRKVNIISHSMGGVMILCFMSLCRDAFSKYVNKWIALACPFQGAPGCINDSLLTGLEFVEGLKSYFFVSRWTFHQLLKYNGKLIPLPFNTTIFKWATGTRQVISNAKLPNGVCFYNIYGTSFETPFDVCYGSEKSPIEDLSEICKTLPQYSYVDGDGSVPVESAKADGLEAVERVGVTADHRGLLRDKTVFKLIQKWLDIEPVVSKHSKTSKVADANTINPMVL, from the exons ATGGGTTTCTGTCCGTGTTTCGGCGTCGAAACATCCGAACAACCACCACTAGCGGATCGTGATCCGGTTCTACTCATATCAGGCATGGGTGGCTCCATTCTCCAATCAAAGCCCAAGAAATTCGGATTAACCACCCGTGTTTGGGTCAGAATCTTCCTCGCTGACTTAGAGTTCCGAAAGAAGATTTGGTCAATTTACAATCCCGAAACAG GTTATACTGAAGCGTTAGACACGAAATCAGAACTTGTTGTTCCGGAGGATGATCATGGTCTCTATGCAATTGATATTCTAGATCCATCATGG TTTGTAAAATGTGTGCATTTGACAGAGGtgtatcattttcatgacatGATTGACATGCTTGTTGGATGTGGGTATGTTAAAGGAACTACTTTGTTTGGATACGGATATGATTTCAGACAAAGCAATAG GATGGATAAGTTAATGGATGGCCTTAAGCTGAAGTTGGAAACTGCTTACAAAGCCTCTGGTGGAAGAAAAGTCAATATAATTTCACACTCCATGGGAGGGGTTATGATCTTGTGTTTCATGTCACTTTGCAGAGAT GCATTTTCAAAATATGTGAATAAGTGGATTGCCTTGGCCTGCCCTTTCCAAG GAGCCCCAGGATGCATCAATGATTCTCTATTAACTGGATTAGAATTTGTTGAGGGCTTAAAAAGCTATTTTTTTGTATCAAGGTGGACTTTTCATCAATTG CTAAAGTATAATGGGAAATTAATACCACTGCCCTTTAATACAACTATCTTTAAATGGGCTACTGGAACTCGTCAAGTTATAAGTAATGCAAAACTACCAAACGGAGTCTGCTTCTATAACATTTATGGAACATCATTTGAAACACCTTTTGATGTTTG CTATGGTTCGGAAAAATCGCCAATTGAGGACTTATCTGAAATATGCAAGACATTG CCACAATATTCTTATGTTGATGGAGATGGATCAGTTCCTGTTGAATCTGCCAAG GCCGATGGACTTGAAGCCGTTGAAAGGGTAGGAGTTACTGCTGATCACCGAGGATTATTACGAGACAAAACTGTATTTAAACTTATTCAGAAATGGTTGGATATTGAGCCAGTGGTAAGCAAGCATTCTAAAACATCAAAAGTAGCAGATGCGAATACAATCAACCCTATGGTTCTCTAA